The following are encoded together in the Pieris napi chromosome 17, ilPieNapi1.2, whole genome shotgun sequence genome:
- the LOC125057819 gene encoding protein ALP1-like isoform X1: MAFLELRTNLQINLCRLDRALICASTLRFNCNNSLNCGSNCLFRFPADKTVRINAFREFRSQYGMARGMSTNFKSFLSVLTGAVEMDTRLVIALAGFVVGFNNLKRRRVWVKKYRRKFGHLPMLKEIRENYPEDFKNYLRMDGDNFDCLLELIRHRITKQDTVMRKCITPEERLSATLRYLATGRSFEDLKFSSGISTSALSKIIPETCKAIYETLRKDYMRFPTSKEEWLEIAKGFHDHWNFVNCGGALDGKHIRIIPPANSGAKYYNYKNFYSMVLMALVDSNYEFIFVDVGKNGRMSDGGVIEYTTFYNKLLRGQLNLPERSENDHYLNYVFIGDEGFALNENLLTPYPQRELDHEKRIFNYRLSRARNVVENTFGIIASRFQILRTPINMKPENICYIVLAICSIHNFLRKRSNFYMSASTVDRENIESSTVLNGDWRQNSSELTPLDRYSARNVPSLAKQSRDEYKTYFNTIGKVSWQETMINAGRS, translated from the exons ATGGCATTTCTGGAACTGCGCACCAATCTGCAGATAAATCTGTGCAGACTAGACCGCGCGCTGATCTGTGCTTCTACTTTACGCTTCAATTGTAATAACAGTTTGAACTGCGGTTCAAACTGTCTATTTCGCTTTCCTGCAGATAAAACTGTACGTATAAATGCTTTTCGAGAGTTTAGATCGCAGTATGGAATGGCGCGTGGAATGTCGaccaattttaaaagttttctttcaGTTTTAACCGGTGCAGTAGAAATGGATACACGTCTAGTGATCGCGTTAGCTGGTTTTGTGGTTggttttaataatctaaaaaggAGACGTGTATGGGTTAAGAAATATAGACGAAAATTTGGACATTTACCcatgttaaaagaaatacgaGAAAACTATCcagaagattttaaaaattacctacGGATGGACGGCGATAATTTTGATTGCTTATTGGAACTTATCCGTCACAGAATTACTAAGCAAGATACAGTTATGAGAAAATGCATAACACCAGAAGAACGTCTTTCCGCAACATTAAGATATCTGGCAACTGGACGTTCATTTgaagatttaaaattttcttctgGCATTTCTACATCAGCTCTAAGCAAGATAATACCGGAAACGTGTAAAGCGATTTACGAAACGTTGAGGAAAGATTACATGAGG tttCCTACAAGCAAAGAAGAATGGCTGGAAATTGCTAAAGGTTTCCATGATCATTGGAACTTTGTTAACTGTGGAGGCGCACTGGACGGAAAACATATAAGAATTATTCCTCCTGCCAATTCTGGagcaaaatattacaattataagaACTTTTATAGTATggttttaatggctctggtaGACTCAAACTAtgagtttatttttgttgacgTTGGTAAAAATGGCAGGATGTCCGATGGGGGTGTTATTGAATACACAACCTTTTACAACAAATTATTAAGAGGACAATTAAATTTACCCGAGAGAAGCGAGAAtgatcattatttaaattacgttttCATTGGTGATGAAGGTTTTGCATTGAATGAAAACCTTTTGACCCCCTACCCGCAAAGAGAACTTGATCATGAAAAACGAATCTTCAATTACAGACTCTCACGTGCTCGTAATGTTGTTGAAAATACTTTTGGCATAATTGCCTCTAGATTTCAGATACTACGTACACCTATTAACATGAAACCagaaaatatatgttacatagtACTAGCAATATGtagtattcataattttttaagaaagagaagtaatttttatatgtcaGCATCAACCGTGGACAGAGAAAATATTGAATCGAGTACTGTTTTAAACGGAGATTGGCGCCAAAACAGCTCTGAACTAACTCCATTGGACAGATATTCGGCCAGAAATGTGCCTTCCTTAGCTAAACAGAGTAGAGATGAATACAAAACATATTTCAATACAATAGGTAAGGTTTCTTGGCAAGAAACTATGATAAACGCTGGTAGATCATAG
- the LOC125057819 gene encoding protein ALP1-like isoform X2, with amino-acid sequence MDTRLVIALAGFVVGFNNLKRRRVWVKKYRRKFGHLPMLKEIRENYPEDFKNYLRMDGDNFDCLLELIRHRITKQDTVMRKCITPEERLSATLRYLATGRSFEDLKFSSGISTSALSKIIPETCKAIYETLRKDYMRFPTSKEEWLEIAKGFHDHWNFVNCGGALDGKHIRIIPPANSGAKYYNYKNFYSMVLMALVDSNYEFIFVDVGKNGRMSDGGVIEYTTFYNKLLRGQLNLPERSENDHYLNYVFIGDEGFALNENLLTPYPQRELDHEKRIFNYRLSRARNVVENTFGIIASRFQILRTPINMKPENICYIVLAICSIHNFLRKRSNFYMSASTVDRENIESSTVLNGDWRQNSSELTPLDRYSARNVPSLAKQSRDEYKTYFNTIGKVSWQETMINAGRS; translated from the exons ATGGATACACGTCTAGTGATCGCGTTAGCTGGTTTTGTGGTTggttttaataatctaaaaaggAGACGTGTATGGGTTAAGAAATATAGACGAAAATTTGGACATTTACCcatgttaaaagaaatacgaGAAAACTATCcagaagattttaaaaattacctacGGATGGACGGCGATAATTTTGATTGCTTATTGGAACTTATCCGTCACAGAATTACTAAGCAAGATACAGTTATGAGAAAATGCATAACACCAGAAGAACGTCTTTCCGCAACATTAAGATATCTGGCAACTGGACGTTCATTTgaagatttaaaattttcttctgGCATTTCTACATCAGCTCTAAGCAAGATAATACCGGAAACGTGTAAAGCGATTTACGAAACGTTGAGGAAAGATTACATGAGG tttCCTACAAGCAAAGAAGAATGGCTGGAAATTGCTAAAGGTTTCCATGATCATTGGAACTTTGTTAACTGTGGAGGCGCACTGGACGGAAAACATATAAGAATTATTCCTCCTGCCAATTCTGGagcaaaatattacaattataagaACTTTTATAGTATggttttaatggctctggtaGACTCAAACTAtgagtttatttttgttgacgTTGGTAAAAATGGCAGGATGTCCGATGGGGGTGTTATTGAATACACAACCTTTTACAACAAATTATTAAGAGGACAATTAAATTTACCCGAGAGAAGCGAGAAtgatcattatttaaattacgttttCATTGGTGATGAAGGTTTTGCATTGAATGAAAACCTTTTGACCCCCTACCCGCAAAGAGAACTTGATCATGAAAAACGAATCTTCAATTACAGACTCTCACGTGCTCGTAATGTTGTTGAAAATACTTTTGGCATAATTGCCTCTAGATTTCAGATACTACGTACACCTATTAACATGAAACCagaaaatatatgttacatagtACTAGCAATATGtagtattcataattttttaagaaagagaagtaatttttatatgtcaGCATCAACCGTGGACAGAGAAAATATTGAATCGAGTACTGTTTTAAACGGAGATTGGCGCCAAAACAGCTCTGAACTAACTCCATTGGACAGATATTCGGCCAGAAATGTGCCTTCCTTAGCTAAACAGAGTAGAGATGAATACAAAACATATTTCAATACAATAGGTAAGGTTTCTTGGCAAGAAACTATGATAAACGCTGGTAGATCATAG